A genome region from Haliotis asinina isolate JCU_RB_2024 chromosome 11, JCU_Hal_asi_v2, whole genome shotgun sequence includes the following:
- the LOC137256315 gene encoding uncharacterized protein, with product MLWSIATVTCTVSLIGSAVATPKKGTAFTMKNPTCNDTQTLSDISWWYSWGTQDNKLHEMGCPARGEFVPMFWGGGHINNVNLPSSSRHVLGFNEPNEKHQSHMTPQAAAIHWRQLESVARGKSLISPAPARCKVHGNNSNCLMETFEWLDEFFKECSGCKVDYVAVHSYTCGADNDMRFLETVHNRYKKLVWLTEFACPYSTSLTHVENYMKRIIPRLERAPFVARYAWFGNRVVHDGSFIHKVNALHEDSSPKLTALGRLYNSLH from the exons ATGCTGTGGAGCATTGCCACCGTTACCTGCACTGTCAGCCTGATCGGTTCAGCTGTAGCGACACCGAAGAAAGGCACGGCTTTCACCATGAAGAACCCCACCTGTAATGACACGCAAACATTGTCAGATATTAGCTGGTG GTACAGCTGGGGAACCCAGGACAACAAGCTCCATGAGATGGGCTGCCCAGCCAGAGGAGAGTTTGTACCCATGTTCTGGGGAGGAGGTCATATCAACAATGTCAACCTGCCCAGCTCATCGCGACACGTCCTTGGCTTCAACGAACCCAACGAGAAGCATCAATCCCACATGACGCCTCAGGCTGCTGCCATACACTGGCGTCAGTTGGAGTCAGTGGCCAGAGGAAAATCGCTCATCAGCCCCGCTCCAGCCCGTTGTAAGGTTCATGGCAACAACTCCAATTGTCTCATGGAGACATTTGAATGGCTGGATGAGTTTTTCAAAGAGTGCTCTGGCTGTAAAGTCGACTACGTTGCCGTTCACAGCTACACCTGCGGCGCGGACAACGACATGCGGTTCCTGGAGACCGTCCACAATCGCTACAAGAAACTGGTCTGGTTGACGGAGTTTGCTTGCCCCTACTCAACTTCTCTCACCCACGttgaaaattacatgaaaagAATCATACCAAGATTAGAGCGTGCTCCATTCGTGGCTCGCTACGCATGGTTTGGAAACCGGGTCGTCCATGACGGCTCTTTCATCCACAAGGTAAATGCTTTACATGAAGACAGCTCTCCAAAGCTGACGGCGCTGGGAAGATTGTATAATAGTCTTCACTAA